Part of the Clostridium sporogenes genome, AAAGTCCCCATATACCTGGTGTAAAATTTAAACTAACATCTTTTACAGCCTTTAAACCTTTAAATTCTCTTGTTACTTTATTAATCTTTAATTCCATTTTAGACCCTCCAAAAAATAATAAACTTTTGTCTAATCATTAATTTATCAATTATTAGACAAAAGTTTATTCATAATTTATATAGGTTTTATAAAGATTTTATAAAGATTTTAGTAAATGAATACTAAAGGTTGTATGACCATTTACACTTTCTGCCTTTAATGTTCCGCCATGACGTTCTACTATTTCTTTAGCAATAGCAAGTCCTAATCCTGACCCTGATGATTGACTTCTTGCTTTATCTCTGCGGTAGAATTTTTGAAATATTAGTTCAAGTTCTTCCTCAGAGATTATATCTCCATCATTCTCTACAGTTATACTAGTTATTTCTCCCTTTTCTTTACCACTAACTTTAATAACAGAATCTTTATTACTATAGCTGATAGCATTTTTTAGAATATTATTTAAAACTCTTGCTAAAAGGCCACCATCACCATATATTTTAAAGTTTGGTGATATATTTAAATCAATCTGTAATTTTTTTGGTATACACAATGGATAAAACTCATCTGTTATCTGTTGCAAAAAAAATTCTCCATCAATTTTTGTTTTATTTACTGGAATCTCTTGAAGATTAAATCTTGTAATATCAAAAAACTGATTGGTTAATTCCTCTAAATGATAGGCTTTATCTAAAACCTTTTTTAAATAATCTTTCTGAATCTTTTCTGGAACTTCAGATTCTTCCAAAATACTCAAGTAACCAATAATAGCTGTTAATGGGGTTTTTAAATCATGTGCCAAATAAGTTACCAAATCATTTTTCTTTTGAATTTCCATTTCTTTTTCTTGTTCTATTCTTGCCTTTTCATTTAAAATTGATTTAATCTCCACATCAATAGGCCTTAACTCTTGATCTTCAGTAGGATTTTCATCATCTCGAAACTGACATAGTCTCTCCTCCACTTGGGTTACTACTTTCTTCTTCTCACGATTTCGCGATATTTTAGAAGCAAGATAAATACTAACTTCCACTATTAAAAAACCCGAAATAGCTATAAATGTTAATATGCTTCTTAATCTATCCCATCTAAAAGTTCCCCTTATTTCATGATATCTACTGTAACTTAATATTACTTCTTCTCTATCATCAAGTAATTCCCGTACAAAGTATTCACCAACACTGCCTTCTAAATATATATCAATAAAAAACAATATGAGTATAAAAGCTATGAATGAGATAATATAATAATTCCATTTCCATTTTTTATGCTTCAATGATATAGCCTACCCCCCATACTGTTTTAATATACTCGGGTTTTTCAAAAGAATCACCCATTTTTTCTCTTAAATTTCTAACATGAACAGTAATAGTATTAGTTGATTTAGAATAATATTCGTCTTGCCAAATCAAATTAAATAATTCCTCTCCACTTAAAACTTCCCCTTTTCTCTTTAACAAAACTTCTAATATTTTAAACTCCGTAGGTGTAAGCTTAATCTCTTTTCCATTAATACTTACTTGTTTACTCTTTTGATTTAAAGTAAGCGCTTTATAATAAATACTTTCCGTATCAGTTATGTTTTCATCATATTGCTTATAACGTCTTAATTGTGCCTTTACTCTAGCAACCACTTCTAATGGATTAAAGGGCTTGGTAATATAATCATCAGCACCATAGCTTAAACCTAATATTTTGTCCTGATCTGCATTTTTAGCTGTAATCATGATAATAGGGTAATAATATTTTTTACGAATACTTTTACAAATGCTTAGCCCATCAATATCTGGAAGCATCAAATCTAAAATAACAAGATCTGGTTGTTTAATTAATTGCTTCATGGCTTCAGCCCCATTTTCAGCCTTCAATATCTCATAGGATTGACCTTCCAAGTAAAGCTTTAATATATCTCTTATGTCGGCATCATCTTCGACGATTAAAATTTTCTCCATACTGTCCCCCTCTTTTCTCATACATCAATAGTTTACTATTCAAGAACTTTTATATCAATGCAAAAATTGCATATTTAGGTAAGACATAATAATTATAGTAATAAAAAAGATAACTCCTGAGCAATACACGAATCATCTTTTAAACAAACAAAACTTTTTTTACTTTTCTTTACACTTTTGTAGGAATGCTTCTTCATTTAAGAACTTTATATTTTGGCCTTTTTTCCTTAAATCTGCCGCTCTCTTAAGCTTATTGCTCATTTCTTCTCTATTCAAATCCTCTATATCATTTGTATTTGTAACTAAGTATGTTGTCTTCTTAGTTACAGAGCTTCCAACAGTTCCACTAAGCTTTTTAACTAATATAATTGCTTCATCTCTTGTCATAGAAGCTAATCCACCTGTAAATACAACAACCTCTTCTTTAAATGCAGTAAAACTAAAGCTTTCTATTATCTTTTTATTTTCCTTCAGAGCTTGTCTATTAGATCTTTTTGAAATCCTTCCTTTAATGGAAGATGGTTTATATCCGTTTTCATTTACATATCCTAAAGTCACTCCAACTAATTTTGATATTTCATTAATATTCTTTGAATTTAATTCCTTTGATATATTAAGTAAAATATTACTACATGCCATTGCATCTGCCAGAGCATCATGATGCTGGAATTTATATCCTAAGAAATTATTTACTGTATTTAATCTCGCATTATCAATGTTACTATAAAAATTTTTAGAGAGCTTCATTGTACATATATACTCAAAACTTGGCATTTTTATATTATAAAGTTTCAACGTACTTCTTAATACAGACATATCAAAGGAAGCATTATGAGCTATTACTAAATTATTATTAAAATAATGCTTAATTTTACCCCATATTTTATCAAACTCTAATTCGTCCTGGACCATGCGTAGCCTTATTCCATGAATTCCAATATTTATTGGCATAAATCTCATTTCCTTAGGCTTTATTAAATAATGTACTTTTTCTACTATCTCCCCATCTTTCACAACCACAATCCCTATAGAGCATGGACTATTTCTTTTTTCATTAGCAGTTTCAAAATCTATAGCTACAAAATTCATTTATCTTCTCCTACATTTATATTCTTGCTTAATAAGCAAGCTATTCCCTTATGAATATATATTTATATTTTTGAATATCTTAATATTACAGCACCCTTATCCATAATATACTGATCTAAATGTAAATCTATTTTAGGATTATTCTCTAAAAATAAAGGTCTACCTTTGCCTAATATTGTAGGAATTATCCCAATTATATACTCATCAATAATATTTGATTTAATAAAATTATCTACAAGACCTCCGCCACCAAATAAGAAGATATCTTTACCCTCTTTTTCTTTTTCTTCTTCTATTACTTTGCATATATCACCATTTATAAAATGTATATTGCCATAGTCTTGTAATTTTTGTGAGGTTGCTACATATACTTTTTTATCATTAAAATCATTATGGAATCTTTGGTCATAACAATTTTTTCCCATAACTACAGTATCCACATCATTTAAAAACTTATCATAATCCCATTTATCTTCAGTATCTAATTTTTCATCTCCATCTCCAACTATCCAATCAAATCCACCATCTTTTGATGCTATATATCCATCTATGCTCATTGCTAAATTTAATATTATTTTTCTTTTCATATAATCATTCCTTTTCATTTATTATTATGCATGAGATAATACTGGAAACATTAAATCTCTTGTTTTAAATAGATTATCTTTTCCCATTTTAATAAAAAGAGTAGTATCATCTTCATTCACCAAAATTTTTTCATAAGAAGAACTATTATTTGGAGTAAACCCTAGAATAACTTTCTTTGTTTCATATTTCATCATTACATCTATAATATTATCTAAGTTTACTTCTTTTTTCGCAAACACATCTTGAAGATATAAAATATCTTCATCAAAATCACAAATAGCGACAGTGTCATAATCTTCAAGATAATAAATATTATCCTTCATAAATGATGTACAATAAAACATCATAAGAGATGCATTATTTTTCATAGAAAGCTTTGATAGGGATATTGTATTACAAGCCATATTATAAACAAATTCTCTATCCTCTTCATTATCCATGGACATCTTTCTTATTTTTCCTGACTTCTTCTTTTTTATTTTGTTTATAACGTACTGATACTCATCGCACTTATCAAATCCAAACTTCGGATAAAAATCAAGAACACTGTCATTAGCAAAAAGATATATAAGATCACATTTA contains:
- a CDS encoding exonuclease domain-containing protein, translating into MNFVAIDFETANEKRNSPCSIGIVVVKDGEIVEKVHYLIKPKEMRFMPINIGIHGIRLRMVQDELEFDKIWGKIKHYFNNNLVIAHNASFDMSVLRSTLKLYNIKMPSFEYICTMKLSKNFYSNIDNARLNTVNNFLGYKFQHHDALADAMACSNILLNISKELNSKNINEISKLVGVTLGYVNENGYKPSSIKGRISKRSNRQALKENKKIIESFSFTAFKEEVVVFTGGLASMTRDEAIILVKKLSGTVGSSVTKKTTYLVTNTNDIEDLNREEMSNKLKRAADLRKKGQNIKFLNEEAFLQKCKEK
- a CDS encoding dihydrofolate reductase family protein, yielding MKRKIILNLAMSIDGYIASKDGGFDWIVGDGDEKLDTEDKWDYDKFLNDVDTVVMGKNCYDQRFHNDFNDKKVYVATSQKLQDYGNIHFINGDICKVIEEEKEKEGKDIFLFGGGGLVDNFIKSNIIDEYIIGIIPTILGKGRPLFLENNPKIDLHLDQYIMDKGAVILRYSKI
- a CDS encoding GNAT family N-acetyltransferase, translated to MSEFLLINDKKYRYICNYKDDSILRNSFNTLTEKTYGFNFKQWYEDGYWGDKYIPYSLLDGDNVVSNVSVNIIDFLILGEEKRYVQIGTVMTDEEYRGQGLCRALMERVIKEWEDKCDLIYLFANDSVLDFYPKFGFDKCDEYQYVINKIKKKKSGKIRKMSMDNEEDREFVYNMACNTISLSKLSMKNNASLMMFYCTSFMKDNIYYLEDYDTVAICDFDEDILYLQDVFAKKEVNLDNIIDVMMKYETKKVILGFTPNNSSSYEKILVNEDDTTLFIKMGKDNLFKTRDLMFPVLSHA
- a CDS encoding sensor histidine kinase, producing the protein MKHKKWKWNYYIISFIAFILILFFIDIYLEGSVGEYFVRELLDDREEVILSYSRYHEIRGTFRWDRLRSILTFIAISGFLIVEVSIYLASKISRNREKKKVVTQVEERLCQFRDDENPTEDQELRPIDVEIKSILNEKARIEQEKEMEIQKKNDLVTYLAHDLKTPLTAIIGYLSILEESEVPEKIQKDYLKKVLDKAYHLEELTNQFFDITRFNLQEIPVNKTKIDGEFFLQQITDEFYPLCIPKKLQIDLNISPNFKIYGDGGLLARVLNNILKNAISYSNKDSVIKVSGKEKGEITSITVENDGDIISEEELELIFQKFYRRDKARSQSSGSGLGLAIAKEIVERHGGTLKAESVNGHTTFSIHLLKSL
- a CDS encoding response regulator transcription factor, encoding MEKILIVEDDADIRDILKLYLEGQSYEILKAENGAEAMKQLIKQPDLVILDLMLPDIDGLSICKSIRKKYYYPIIMITAKNADQDKILGLSYGADDYITKPFNPLEVVARVKAQLRRYKQYDENITDTESIYYKALTLNQKSKQVSINGKEIKLTPTEFKILEVLLKRKGEVLSGEELFNLIWQDEYYSKSTNTITVHVRNLREKMGDSFEKPEYIKTVWGVGYIIEA